Part of the Salinimonas lutimaris genome, TGGTGGGGCAGGGCGAAGCCTGTGAACAGTACCCGGCACTGCAACACCGTCAGACCATCGACTTTTGGGAGCTAAGCCAGTTTGAGCTACTGACGCCAGGCGATAAAGATGCGCTGGGCCGGCTGATTGCCATGTATGAACGTACCACATCGGTTGCTCTTAAACACAACCGGGCGTACAGCGGACACCTGATGACCGGACTGCGTCAGGTGATGCAGGGTGAGGGGTTAATGATTCTGCCATCATCGGCGATGTTTCACTTAGAAGACAGCGGCCTGATAAAATCAATTAAAATCACCGCGCCGCAAATGACCCGAGGTGTGCTTATGGCGACCCGGCGTTGTCGACCATTGAGCAATGCCATGCTTAAAATGATGGATGTCATCAAGGATGTGGTTGCCATGGAACAACGCGCCAATCACTGGCGCGGGGAACTGGCATTTGCCCAGGAGCCTGACCGGCATACCACCGCCCCACGGCCCGCTTACGCGTAATTTCTTCGCTGTAGAGGCTCCGCTGCACGTGTGACGGCGGGCGCTTTTGCCGGCGGCATATGAATATCCAGTTGTACTGGTAAATGATCGGACAGCACTTTGGTTCGCTCGTTTTTCAGCCGGCGAATACGTTTGATTCTGATGTCCTGTGTTGTCCATATCCGGTCCAGCGAAAATACCGGAAAGTGGCTGGGAAAAGTCGCCCCGACTGGGTGAGGCCGCAATACATCATCAATCTGATGAAATGCCTTGGTAAAAAACTGCCATTCGTTGAAGTCACCGCCGAGCACCAGAGGGGTCGGTACCCTGTTCAGCCGGGCCATAATATATTCATGTAACATGGCAAACTGAGAACGTCTTTCATGCTTTTTTAACCCCTTGTGGGTGTTGACTATCGTCAGCGGACCT contains:
- a CDS encoding endonuclease/exonuclease/phosphatase family protein; this encodes MCRIISYNIHSGVGRDKKHDYRRIGNFLAERNADIVLLQEMDTRPAERSVTQDIRDICVGNIYTLVPSPALTEDTGWYGNAVLTRFPVISNQTVDVSQSGFQPRNIQTVTVETPQGPLTIVNTHKGLKKHERRSQFAMLHEYIMARLNRVPTPLVLGGDFNEWQFFTKAFHQIDDVLRPHPVGATFPSHFPVFSLDRIWTTQDIRIKRIRRLKNERTKVLSDHLPVQLDIHMPPAKAPAVTRAAEPLQRRNYA